The DNA window TATCTATATAGATAGTTATCTATATAGATAATATCTATAAGGAGGAAATATGTTAGGATTTAATTCATTATGTACTTGTGAAGTATGTACTTGTACAAATTGTCAATGTGGAAAATAAAAAAATAGAGTTCTTTTAATTAAGAGCTCTATTTTTTTTCATTGCAATTTGAACAAATTAATAAATTCTTTTCAACTTGAATTTCAGAAACAAACAATTTTAATTCATCAATTATTTGATTATTAATTTTATAACTTTTAGAATTCTTTTCCTTAAGAGAAGTTATTAAACCAACCTTTTCTAACATTTTCATATGATAACTTAATGTTGGTTGTGTTATGTTTAAATTAACCAAAATATTTTGAGCACATTTAGTACAACCACAATCACAAATCATATTAATTATTTGTAATCTTGTTGGATCACCAAGTGTTTTAAATATTTCTGCAAATTCTATGTATTTTTCTTTCATAATTATTCTCCTTAAAAAAATCTTTTAACTAAGATTAACCAAATTATACCAATTTTTAAAAATATTTATCTTTTGCAATTTTTAAATAAATAAAGCAATAATGCTTAAATATGTGTAAAATAATAATAGTAATTTAGGAGTGATAAAAGTGAGAAAATTACTTAATGTAATTTCAGCAACAGCATTAGTTGGAACATCAACTTTAGTTGTTGTTTCATGTAGTTCAAACAAAAAATTTAACGAATTTAAAGGTTGAATTGATAATAAAGAATCATTTATTCTATATATGGGTGCAGATGATTGTCCACATTGTAAGGACTTTGATAATGCTAAAAAAGATTATAGTGATAAATTCAATTCAAAAATGAATGAGTTAAATACTAGTTATGAGCAAAAAGTTATAAGACAAGGAATAAGTTATCCAGATTCTATGACTGCTTATGGTGAAAAACTAAATAATAAAGTAGATTTTAGAGAATTTAAAACAGAAGAAGTTCAAAATAAATTTAATGAAAAGTGAAGTAAAAACATCTTAGATTGAATGATTGAAGAAGTAACTCAAATTTATAAAACTAAGGTTTTTGGAAATACTGAAACTAAAGAAAAAATCGCATACAATGAATCTAAAAAGAAAGTTAAAACTTACTTCAATAATAACAATGGTGTACCAATGTTCATTGTTATTAGAAATGGTAAATTAGTAACTTGAGAAGTTGGATTTGGAAAATCAGAGCAAGGATGAACAGAAAAAATAATTGATGAATTATTTGAACCATTGATTACTGCAATGAACAACAGTGATCAAGAAACAGTATTTATTGATAAAGTTAATAAAGGTCAATCTACTGGTGGAGGAGAAACACCTGACCCTGACCCTGGAACAGATCCAGGTACTGAACCTGGAACAGATAGTAGAAAACAATTATATCAATTTAATTATTCACTTGATAACTTAGAGCTAATTAATAATTATTCAAATAAATAAAAAGAGTAGTCAGAAACAGTAAATTTGTTTCTTGAACTACTTTTTTATTTCAAGATTATAAATTTATAACTTCATTTGGTGTTTTCATATTTAATAAGGCCGAAACTACATTCTCAATTTTTAAAAATTTCATTTTAATTTTTTTATCATCTTCCAGAAATGCTCTTGCTAAAAAATTATCCTCATAAAAGTTTGGTGCAATTAATAAAACAAGTTTGTGCTTATTAAACATTTCATCATCTTTAAGGTGTCTAACAATAGGAAATAATTCTCTTGCAGTTAAATCTGCAGAGCCAGATATTAATGTAACTTCAATAGGAAAATTTATCAGATCGCTTAAAAATACTATATCCGGTCTATTTCCTGTGGCATGGTTAAAAGGTATTCCTTCATCATCACATAAATAATTAGGCATAACACTAGAATCAGGAAATTTCTTTTTAAAAACAACTGAAGTTAAAAATTCTAGTCTTGTCGGTTCCAACATATCTTTTAGTACAAAATTTTCACTTGGAGCTTTTTTCCTCATTTTTTTGAATTCTTCATTTAATTCTTCAAAAGAAAGCTCATTTCCGAATTTAACCAAAAATTCTTGTTTTTTTTCAATAAGATTTTTATCAATTCCTGTTTTTTTACATTCAAAAAGTTCAAGAATTTTATTATCAAGTTTTCCATAAAATTTAAAATAATCTTTTTCATTATTTATAGTATCTTCTGAATCCATACTTAAGATATGATTTATTACATCACGATTGGAACTATTTCAATCTATGAATTTTCCCATACCTCGAAGAGATATAAGTCCTGATTCTCTCATTTTTCTTATATATTCATCAGTTGATTCATTAAAAATCTTTGTAAGTTTTATATAATTTCCCATAGTTTCAAAGTTAGTGTCTAAATATTTTAATATTTCACAATATATATTTTCCTTAGTATATTTATTTTTTGGAATTTCTTTTCTTATTTTAATTATAAAATTAGACAATAACTCCGTATCATCGTCTTTTCAACATAAAAAAATTGGTATTTCTAATCTTGAAATTCCTACAAAATCCTCATTTAAAATTTTTCTCATTTTCTTTATAGTATCTAAAAGTAAAATTAAAGGTTTATTACTGTTTAAATTTTTTCTATATAAGTTATTAGTTTTATATTTTGATAGTATTATAGAATAAGAAGCAAAAATATCAAATTGTTCTTCATTTTCAAAAGCTTTAATAAGAAATTCACCTAATTCAGATATTTCTATTTTTTCTCCAATTTTATAATAAAGTAAACCTCATTCTTTCATTAGTTTATAAAAAGTGTCAAATCTTGAAGGCCAACCTTTATCAAAACCAGCCTCTTTATGATTTTGTGGAGAATTCATTATAATTTCCTCAATTTGTTCTTTATTAAATTTATTTTCACTTTGATAAATTAATTTAAACTTTTCATTTTTACTAATAAAAAAAGGCTTGTATATTTTTTCCTTAATTATATCTTCAAGAATTTCATTGATTACTTCATTAGTTAAAATTTCCCCAGATTTTTTTTTAATAATTTTTAAAAACGACGGAATTCTTTGGGGATTTCTCATTGTCGTAGAAAATGACAATGGCTTATATTTATATGGTTTAATATTTTTCATAATTTGTTACAAATATCTCCTCACTATTTTTTATTGAATTATTGTGCGAGCTAATAAAATTACTTTTTAATATTTTTGAAATATATTTTGACCTTCATTTTTCGAAAAAAATATTTTGCTTACCTTTATGGATTGAAAGATTTGTAATTCCAAACTTATAGCCCTTAGAATTTAGTAAATCTAAAAACTCATATAATTCTTTTTCCTTTCCCTCGTCTCAAAACTTATTGTATTCGCTTTTAGAAATTAAATATGGGGGA is part of the Spiroplasma cantharicola genome and encodes:
- a CDS encoding ArsR/SmtB family transcription factor, giving the protein MKEKYIEFAEIFKTLGDPTRLQIINMICDCGCTKCAQNILVNLNITQPTLSYHMKMLEKVGLITSLKEKNSKSYKINNQIIDELKLFVSEIQVEKNLLICSNCNEKK
- a CDS encoding lipoprotein, translated to MRKLLNVISATALVGTSTLVVVSCSSNKKFNEFKGWIDNKESFILYMGADDCPHCKDFDNAKKDYSDKFNSKMNELNTSYEQKVIRQGISYPDSMTAYGEKLNNKVDFREFKTEEVQNKFNEKWSKNILDWMIEEVTQIYKTKVFGNTETKEKIAYNESKKKVKTYFNNNNGVPMFIVIRNGKLVTWEVGFGKSEQGWTEKIIDELFEPLITAMNNSDQETVFIDKVNKGQSTGGGETPDPDPGTDPGTEPGTDSRKQLYQFNYSLDNLELINNYSNK
- a CDS encoding AlwI family type II restriction endonuclease, encoding MKNIKPYKYKPLSFSTTMRNPQRIPSFLKIIKKKSGEILTNEVINEILEDIIKEKIYKPFFISKNEKFKLIYQSENKFNKEQIEEIIMNSPQNHKEAGFDKGWPSRFDTFYKLMKEWGLLYYKIGEKIEISELGEFLIKAFENEEQFDIFASYSIILSKYKTNNLYRKNLNSNKPLILLLDTIKKMRKILNEDFVGISRLEIPIFLCWKDDDTELLSNFIIKIRKEIPKNKYTKENIYCEILKYLDTNFETMGNYIKLTKIFNESTDEYIRKMRESGLISLRGMGKFIDWNSSNRDVINHILSMDSEDTINNEKDYFKFYGKLDNKILELFECKKTGIDKNLIEKKQEFLVKFGNELSFEELNEEFKKMRKKAPSENFVLKDMLEPTRLEFLTSVVFKKKFPDSSVMPNYLCDDEGIPFNHATGNRPDIVFLSDLINFPIEVTLISGSADLTARELFPIVRHLKDDEMFNKHKLVLLIAPNFYEDNFLARAFLEDDKKIKMKFLKIENVVSALLNMKTPNEVINL